A genomic window from candidate division TA06 bacterium B3_TA06 includes:
- a CDS encoding acyl-[acyl-carrier-protein]--UDP-N-acetylglucosamine O-acyltransferase translates to MSKIHPTAVLSAGARLHEGVSVGPYAVIEEDVIIGAETRILSHAVIKPHVRIGKNCMIAEHVVLGGLPQDTRFAGERSFLVLADNVTIREFATLHRATGEGEATKVGKGSYIMAYAHVSHNCKLGGQVTLANGVQLAGHVEVGEQAFLGGSSGVHQFVRIGRLAMLGAHSYLTQDLPPFLLGSGHPFHVAGVNRVGLERAGFPPELRRLIAKLCRMFYRDPRPRDKVLAELLPKERLIPEVAEFLNFIDSSRRGIRLKTRVR, encoded by the coding sequence ATGAGCAAGATCCATCCCACAGCCGTCCTGTCAGCAGGCGCCCGCTTGCATGAGGGGGTAAGTGTCGGTCCATACGCGGTGATCGAAGAGGATGTAATAATCGGAGCCGAAACACGCATCCTCTCACATGCTGTCATCAAACCACATGTGCGTATCGGCAAGAACTGTATGATAGCAGAGCACGTGGTGTTGGGCGGTCTGCCCCAGGATACCCGATTTGCGGGTGAGCGAAGCTTTCTTGTCCTCGCAGATAACGTCACGATTCGCGAGTTCGCCACCCTGCACAGGGCCACAGGTGAGGGCGAGGCAACGAAAGTCGGCAAGGGTTCATACATCATGGCCTACGCGCATGTCTCGCATAATTGCAAGTTAGGAGGGCAGGTGACCCTGGCAAACGGTGTTCAGCTTGCAGGACACGTTGAAGTCGGTGAGCAGGCCTTTCTGGGAGGTTCAAGCGGGGTTCACCAGTTCGTCCGCATCGGGCGGCTTGCCATGCTTGGCGCACACTCCTACCTGACGCAGGATCTGCCCCCTTTTCTTCTCGGTTCCGGACATCCATTTCACGTCGCCGGGGTGAATCGTGTGGGACTTGAGCGGGCTGGATTCCCACCCGAGCTCCGCAGGCTCATAGCAAAACTCTGCCGTATGTTCTACCGGGACCCCAGACCGCGTGATAAGGTGCTGGCTGAGCTTTTACCCAAGGAGCGTTTGATACCTGAAGTGGCGGAGTTCTTGAACTTTATAGACTCTAGCCGGCGTGGGATTCGTCTTAAGACTCGAGTGCGCTAG
- the rpe gene encoding ribulose-phosphate 3-epimerase, giving the protein MVEFSASILNCDFTRLGEEIRTAEAAGVDAFHLDVMDGHFVPNISFGPPVTKHIRNLTELPLRAHLMIADPVKYAPKFIETGADEVLYHIEVAREDTLPKLLEHGKPIGVTLNPDTALESVYPILPKLSQVLLMSVFPGFGGQSFIPETLQRITALKCEIERQGLSVHIAVDGGINPQTAPAIREAGADILVVGSALFRSKDYAAVVRAVKGG; this is encoded by the coding sequence ATGGTTGAGTTTTCCGCTTCAATACTTAACTGTGATTTTACCCGCCTTGGCGAAGAGATACGTACCGCGGAGGCAGCAGGGGTGGACGCGTTCCATCTCGACGTCATGGACGGGCATTTCGTCCCCAACATAAGCTTTGGTCCGCCGGTGACCAAACATATCAGGAATCTCACCGAACTCCCGCTTCGCGCTCATCTGATGATTGCCGACCCCGTAAAGTACGCACCTAAGTTCATTGAGACGGGCGCTGATGAGGTGCTCTACCACATCGAGGTCGCGCGTGAGGACACCCTGCCCAAGCTGCTTGAACACGGTAAACCGATAGGCGTTACCCTGAATCCGGACACCGCACTTGAAAGCGTCTATCCAATCCTGCCAAAACTCTCGCAGGTGCTTTTAATGAGCGTTTTCCCCGGTTTCGGCGGCCAGAGTTTTATCCCCGAGACGCTCCAAAGGATCACTGCTCTCAAGTGCGAGATCGAGCGCCAGGGACTTTCTGTGCACATTGCTGTTGACGGCGGGATCAATCCCCAGACCGCGCCGGCGATTCGCGAGGCCGGGGCTGACATACTGGTGGTTGGCTCGGCGCTTTTCCGATCAAAAGACTACGCCGCGGTCGTGCGGGCGGTCAAGGGCGGGTGA
- a CDS encoding signal recognition particle protein has translation MFDLLKDAFTKLKRELLGRGSLSEREIKEFLRTLRVTLLEADVNYKATKAFISLLEEKLNTTEIYSSLQPGKQALRVIYEELTTFLGGKAEKLEFAKPPTVILLLGLQGVGKTTVAAKLARMYAGKHPLLVAADIKRPAAVEQLESLASKAKVDFLGPPKPTSRDIETCTAALKHAKKSNNQLVIIDSAGRLHIDKEMVAELAQIKEKLEPDYSLLVLDGLVGQDALRQTQEFHAQLGVSGAILTKLDGDARGGAALSFRHVTGLPIYFIGIGEQLGDFEIFHPERIAGRILGEGDVASVAEQVRQVVDERQSAELAEKLIGGRLNFEDLLTQMKQISKMGDLSKLMDKLPADMVGGMSPEDFDPAEIKRTEAIILSMTPAERRNPDILSGSRKLRIARGSGTTPADVNQLIKQLSEMQRMVKGAGVDPRLAGAGKVRVRPKSKKRKKKRKRR, from the coding sequence ATGTTTGACCTTCTGAAAGACGCGTTCACCAAGCTCAAGCGGGAGCTGCTGGGCAGGGGCAGCCTTTCCGAGCGGGAGATCAAGGAGTTCCTGCGCACGCTTCGCGTGACGCTCCTTGAGGCGGACGTGAACTATAAGGCGACCAAGGCGTTTATTTCCCTGCTTGAAGAGAAACTTAACACAACCGAGATATACAGCTCGCTTCAGCCAGGCAAGCAGGCGCTGCGGGTTATCTACGAGGAGCTGACCACGTTCCTTGGGGGAAAGGCCGAGAAGCTTGAGTTCGCAAAGCCGCCAACCGTCATTCTGCTTTTAGGGCTTCAGGGTGTGGGCAAGACCACCGTGGCCGCAAAGCTTGCCAGGATGTATGCTGGTAAGCACCCACTTTTGGTCGCTGCGGACATCAAACGACCGGCTGCGGTCGAGCAACTTGAGTCCCTGGCATCAAAAGCCAAGGTAGATTTTTTGGGGCCTCCAAAACCTACCTCCCGCGATATAGAGACCTGCACCGCGGCACTCAAACACGCGAAGAAATCAAATAACCAACTGGTCATAATAGACTCTGCCGGACGTCTTCACATCGACAAGGAGATGGTCGCCGAACTTGCCCAGATAAAGGAAAAACTCGAACCCGATTACTCCTTACTTGTCCTCGACGGTCTGGTCGGGCAGGATGCGCTTCGCCAGACCCAGGAGTTCCACGCCCAGCTCGGGGTTTCGGGTGCTATCCTTACGAAACTGGACGGCGATGCTCGTGGGGGCGCGGCGCTCAGCTTCCGTCACGTTACCGGTTTGCCCATATATTTCATCGGAATCGGTGAGCAACTCGGGGATTTTGAGATCTTCCATCCTGAGCGAATAGCCGGCCGTATCCTCGGTGAGGGTGATGTGGCAAGCGTTGCCGAGCAGGTGCGTCAGGTGGTTGACGAACGTCAGAGTGCCGAGCTTGCCGAAAAGCTCATCGGGGGACGTCTTAACTTCGAGGATTTACTGACTCAGATGAAGCAGATTTCAAAGATGGGAGATCTCTCAAAGCTTATGGACAAGCTGCCTGCAGATATGGTGGGAGGAATGAGTCCTGAAGATTTCGATCCTGCCGAGATCAAACGCACCGAGGCCATCATCCTATCCATGACACCTGCGGAGCGGCGCAACCCTGATATCCTCTCGGGAAGCCGCAAGCTGAGGATAGCCCGCGGGTCTGGCACCACCCCTGCCGATGTCAATCAGCTCATAAAGCAGCTTTCCGAGATGCAGCGCATGGTCAAGGGGGCAGGGGTTGATCCACGCCTTGCAGGAGCAGGGAAGGTGAGGGTGCGACCCAAGAGCAAGAAGCGGAAGAAGAAAAGGAAGCGGCGGTAA